Proteins from one Leptonema illini DSM 21528 genomic window:
- a CDS encoding Gfo/Idh/MocA family protein — MSKLKVGVIGTGHMGQYHVNVIVNIAQAEVTGCFDADPNRLAEISKRFDIPGFRDIDELIEKSDALIIAVPTVYHYEIAKKCLERGKHVLVEKPMTETVEQARELVELAEKKNLVLQVGHVERFNGAVMELKKVVERPFLIEARRLSPFNPRIADVGVVLDLMIHDLDIVTNLIGDEIRSVSAAGTSAFTRHEDVAAAVLQFESGCVANISASRATQNKIRTLTITQEKAYIILDFATQDIDIHRMASQAYLMTREELKYRQESFVEKIFVHKDNPLRQEHLHFLACITGEQEPIVPGYKDVRTLEIAHSILKQIHG; from the coding sequence ATGAGCAAACTGAAGGTCGGTGTAATCGGTACAGGCCACATGGGCCAGTATCATGTGAACGTTATCGTAAATATTGCCCAGGCAGAGGTGACCGGTTGTTTTGATGCCGATCCGAACCGTCTGGCCGAGATCAGCAAACGCTTCGATATTCCTGGATTCAGGGATATCGACGAGCTGATCGAGAAATCCGACGCATTGATCATCGCCGTTCCGACGGTGTATCATTATGAGATCGCAAAGAAGTGTCTCGAGCGCGGCAAGCATGTGCTTGTAGAGAAGCCGATGACCGAAACCGTCGAGCAGGCACGTGAGCTTGTGGAGCTTGCCGAGAAGAAGAATCTCGTTCTTCAAGTGGGTCACGTCGAGCGTTTTAACGGCGCCGTAATGGAGCTGAAGAAGGTCGTCGAGCGACCTTTCCTGATCGAGGCCCGTCGCCTTTCACCGTTCAATCCGCGCATCGCCGACGTCGGCGTCGTTCTCGACCTGATGATCCATGACCTCGATATCGTGACTAACCTGATCGGCGACGAGATTCGATCTGTTTCTGCAGCGGGAACGTCGGCCTTTACCCGTCACGAAGACGTGGCCGCCGCCGTTTTACAGTTCGAGTCGGGATGTGTGGCCAACATCAGCGCCAGCCGGGCGACGCAGAATAAGATCCGCACGCTGACCATCACACAGGAGAAGGCCTACATCATCCTCGATTTCGCTACACAGGATATCGACATTCACCGCATGGCGTCGCAGGCCTACCTGATGACGCGCGAAGAACTGAAGTATCGCCAGGAATCGTTCGTCGAGAAGATCTTCGTGCATAAGGATAACCCTCTGCGTCAGGAACATCTGCACTTCCTTGCCTGTATTACAGGAGAGCAGGAGCCGATCGTGCCGGGTTACAAAGACGTGCGCACGCTCGAGATCGCCCATTCGATTCTGAAGCAGATTCACGGGTAA
- a CDS encoding nucleotide exchange factor GrpE, whose product MHPEQEKEQGIEETLEGIEQAQGRPEDDAAEEQGAAEAEGSNEAPLDPIEALKAELEETKQNWARERADFSNYRKRMIEEMGKARTSAVSNFVRSLIPVVDNLDLVLAAPTEDPAVKNFVIGVDMIRGEFLNILGREGIRPEVDAGNDFDPYLMEAVELEEREGFEGEKVEHVYKKAYVQISDGGERQVLRPATVKVIRGKRKDAEQEAKNEEGNAN is encoded by the coding sequence ATGCATCCAGAGCAGGAAAAGGAACAGGGAATTGAAGAGACGCTTGAAGGAATCGAGCAGGCTCAGGGAAGACCTGAAGACGATGCAGCCGAAGAGCAGGGAGCGGCAGAAGCCGAAGGATCGAACGAGGCGCCTCTTGATCCGATCGAGGCCCTGAAGGCCGAGCTTGAAGAGACGAAGCAGAACTGGGCGCGCGAACGAGCCGATTTCTCGAACTATCGCAAACGTATGATAGAAGAGATGGGAAAGGCGCGAACGTCGGCCGTTTCAAACTTCGTGCGCTCGTTGATTCCGGTCGTGGATAACCTTGACCTGGTGCTCGCCGCGCCGACCGAAGATCCGGCCGTTAAGAATTTCGTAATCGGCGTCGACATGATTCGCGGCGAATTCCTGAACATTCTCGGTCGCGAAGGCATCAGGCCCGAGGTCGATGCGGGTAACGACTTTGATCCGTATCTGATGGAGGCCGTCGAGCTGGAAGAGCGCGAAGGCTTCGAGGGCGAGAAGGTGGAGCATGTGTATAAAAAGGCCTATGTACAGATTTCAGATGGTGGAGAACGTCAGGTTCTGCGTCCGGCGACCGTAAAGGTGATTCGCGGAAAGCGAAAGGATGCGGAACAGGAAGCGAAAAACGAAGAAGGAAATGCAAACTAA
- the dnaK gene encoding molecular chaperone DnaK — protein sequence MSKEKIIGIDLGTTNSCVSVMEGGDPIVIANAEGTRTTPSIVALTDAETRLVGQIAKNQAITNPANTIRSVKRFMGRRYSEINEELKYVSYKVVKSGNDGVKIETDHGSYTPQEVSAMILQKMKATAEAYLGHPVTKAVVTVPAYFNDEQRQATKDAGRIAGLEVERIINEPTAAALAYGLDKKGKNSRIAVYDLGGGTFDVSILELADGLYEVKSTNGDTHLGGDDFDQTIMEWMIEEFKKESGIDLGKDKMALQRLKEAAEKAKIELSGTMQAQINIPFITADQTGPKHMNLSLSRAKFDQITQSLVERTRIPCENALRDAGMTAADIDEVILVGGSTRIPAVQNLVKDLFKKEPNRSVNPDEVVAVGAAIQGGVLAGEVSDVLLLDVTPLSLGIETLGGVFTRLIQRNTTIPTRKSQTFSTAADNQTAVSVHVMQGEREMARDNRTLARFDLVGIPPAPRGMPQIEVTFDIDANGIVHVSAKDLGTGKEQKIRVESSSGLTEEEINKMVRDAEANAEKDRQAKETIEARNELDSLIYAVEKAVSEAGEALPADEKAKAEDAVRRARTALDSQDLVSLNQAKDELGKLIGEIAGRAQSAGPQPGAAAQGEPDAAPSGEKVVDADYTVVDDEK from the coding sequence ATGTCAAAAGAAAAGATTATTGGAATCGACCTTGGAACAACGAACTCCTGCGTTTCTGTGATGGAAGGCGGTGATCCGATCGTCATAGCAAACGCCGAAGGCACGCGCACCACGCCGTCCATCGTGGCGCTGACCGACGCCGAAACGCGTCTTGTGGGCCAGATTGCGAAGAACCAGGCCATTACGAATCCGGCGAATACGATCCGCTCCGTGAAGCGTTTCATGGGACGTCGCTATTCTGAGATCAACGAAGAACTCAAGTATGTTTCGTATAAGGTCGTGAAGTCGGGTAACGACGGTGTGAAGATCGAAACCGATCATGGATCCTACACTCCGCAAGAAGTTTCGGCCATGATTCTTCAGAAGATGAAGGCGACGGCTGAGGCGTATCTCGGTCATCCGGTCACAAAGGCCGTCGTTACCGTGCCCGCATATTTTAACGACGAACAGCGTCAGGCCACCAAAGATGCCGGCCGTATCGCTGGTCTTGAAGTGGAGCGTATTATTAACGAACCCACGGCGGCCGCTCTCGCTTATGGCCTTGATAAGAAAGGAAAGAACTCTCGTATCGCCGTATATGACCTCGGCGGCGGAACGTTCGACGTTTCCATCCTTGAACTGGCCGACGGCCTCTATGAAGTCAAGTCGACGAACGGCGATACGCACCTTGGCGGCGACGATTTCGACCAGACGATCATGGAATGGATGATCGAGGAATTCAAGAAAGAGTCGGGCATCGATCTCGGCAAAGACAAGATGGCTCTGCAGCGTCTGAAAGAGGCGGCTGAAAAGGCGAAGATTGAGCTTTCGGGCACGATGCAGGCGCAGATCAACATTCCTTTTATTACGGCCGACCAGACCGGTCCGAAGCACATGAATCTCAGCCTGAGCCGTGCGAAGTTCGATCAGATCACGCAGAGCCTCGTCGAGCGTACCCGCATTCCGTGCGAGAACGCCCTGCGCGATGCGGGTATGACCGCGGCCGATATCGACGAGGTTATCCTTGTCGGCGGATCGACGCGTATTCCGGCCGTGCAGAATCTTGTAAAAGATCTTTTCAAGAAAGAGCCGAACCGCTCTGTTAACCCTGACGAAGTAGTAGCCGTCGGCGCCGCCATTCAGGGCGGGGTCCTTGCAGGCGAGGTATCGGACGTTCTTCTGCTCGACGTGACTCCGCTTTCGCTGGGTATTGAAACCCTGGGCGGCGTTTTCACACGTCTGATTCAGCGTAACACGACGATTCCGACTCGCAAAAGTCAGACCTTCTCGACGGCGGCGGATAACCAGACGGCCGTATCGGTTCACGTCATGCAGGGCGAGCGCGAGATGGCCCGCGACAACCGCACGCTGGCTCGCTTTGATCTCGTGGGTATTCCTCCGGCGCCGCGCGGCATGCCACAGATCGAGGTCACGTTCGATATCGACGCAAACGGTATCGTTCACGTTTCTGCGAAGGATCTGGGCACCGGCAAAGAGCAGAAGATTCGCGTCGAGAGCTCGAGCGGTCTTACGGAAGAAGAGATCAACAAGATGGTCCGCGACGCCGAGGCGAACGCCGAGAAAGACAGGCAGGCCAAAGAGACGATCGAAGCCCGTAACGAACTCGATTCGCTGATCTATGCCGTTGAGAAAGCGGTTTCTGAGGCTGGCGAAGCGTTGCCGGCCGACGAGAAGGCGAAGGCCGAAGACGCCGTACGACGCGCAAGAACGGCGCTTGATTCACAGGACCTTGTCTCGCTGAATCAGGCGAAGGACGAACTCGGCAAACTGATCGGCGAGATCGCCGGTCGAGCGCAGAGCGCCGGTCCGCAGCCTGGCGCCGCTGCGCAGGGCGAGCCTGATGCCGCTCCTTCTGGAGAAAAGGTTGTCGATGCGGATTATACCGTTGTCGATGATGAGAAGTGA
- the miaB gene encoding tRNA (N6-isopentenyl adenosine(37)-C2)-methylthiotransferase MiaB, whose protein sequence is MLSDESEKRHQLDRNIFVETYGCQMNEYDSGIVRSLFKDRGYSAVRSEEEAGVILLNTCAVREKAHERVYGRLQSLSYLKKRNPRLVIGILGCMAQNLGEDLFAMGLPVDLILGPDNYRNLPELIDRMRDEPGRSYQLTRISSTETYEELEPEVVSGPLAFVTIMRGCNNFCTFCVVPYTRGRERSREPGSIVREVQNLIDRRGVREITLLGQNVNSYRHESGGDFTDLVKRLLDETSIRRIRFTSPHPHDFPERLLRLMAETDRFCSSIHMPVQSGSTEVLRRMRRDYTAEEYMDLVSLIRDIVPDVELTTDVIVGFPGETEEDFQKTLDLVEKVGYEKAYMFHYSEREHTAAKKQYADDVPEEVKLERLTRLIALQTRISGERNRADHGREYDILLEGPSRRSDKEWMGRTESGKVVVMPVPAELQLDFLQAQGRLARIVVESSSQATLRGRFVSFVQ, encoded by the coding sequence ATTCTAAGCGATGAGAGCGAAAAGCGCCATCAGCTCGACCGCAACATCTTTGTCGAAACCTACGGATGCCAGATGAACGAATACGATTCGGGCATCGTGCGCTCGCTTTTCAAAGATCGGGGCTACAGCGCCGTACGCAGCGAAGAAGAGGCTGGCGTCATTCTGCTCAATACCTGCGCCGTGCGCGAGAAGGCGCATGAGCGCGTCTACGGTCGGCTGCAATCGCTCTCTTATCTGAAAAAGCGTAATCCCCGGCTTGTAATCGGCATCCTCGGCTGTATGGCGCAGAACCTCGGCGAAGATCTTTTTGCTATGGGTCTGCCCGTCGATCTGATCCTCGGGCCGGATAACTATCGCAATCTTCCCGAGCTCATCGACCGCATGCGCGACGAACCCGGCCGTTCCTATCAACTGACGCGCATCTCATCGACAGAGACATACGAAGAGCTCGAACCTGAGGTCGTCAGCGGTCCGCTGGCCTTCGTTACGATCATGCGCGGATGCAACAACTTCTGTACCTTCTGCGTCGTGCCTTATACGAGAGGCCGGGAACGCAGCCGCGAACCCGGAAGCATCGTCAGAGAGGTGCAGAACCTCATCGATCGACGTGGCGTGCGCGAGATCACTCTGCTCGGGCAGAACGTGAATTCGTATCGACATGAATCAGGAGGAGACTTTACCGATCTGGTTAAGCGGCTGCTTGATGAAACGTCCATCCGACGCATTCGCTTTACGTCGCCGCATCCGCATGATTTTCCCGAAAGGCTGCTCCGGTTGATGGCCGAGACCGATCGCTTCTGCTCAAGCATCCATATGCCCGTGCAATCCGGCTCCACTGAGGTGCTGCGTCGCATGCGCCGGGATTATACGGCAGAAGAGTATATGGATCTTGTTTCGTTGATCCGCGATATCGTGCCCGACGTCGAGCTGACGACGGACGTCATCGTAGGGTTTCCGGGCGAGACCGAAGAAGACTTTCAGAAGACGCTTGATCTCGTAGAAAAGGTCGGCTATGAGAAGGCCTATATGTTTCATTACTCGGAGCGCGAACATACGGCGGCGAAGAAACAATACGCCGACGACGTACCCGAAGAGGTGAAGCTGGAGCGGTTGACGCGGCTGATCGCCCTTCAGACGCGCATCTCGGGCGAACGCAATCGCGCCGATCATGGCCGCGAGTATGACATCCTTCTTGAAGGGCCAAGCCGTCGCTCAGATAAGGAGTGGATGGGCCGCACCGAATCGGGAAAGGTCGTCGTCATGCCGGTGCCGGCTGAGTTGCAGCTGGATTTTCTTCAGGCTCAGGGCAGGCTGGCGCGCATCGTTGTGGAAAGCTCAAGCCAGGCGACGCTTCGCGGACGCTTCGTTTCGTTCGTGCAATGA
- the dnaJ gene encoding molecular chaperone DnaJ — MADRDYYEILGVERGASVDDIKSAYRKLALKYHPDRNKNDKTAEEKFKEATEAYEVLSDPEKRQAYDRYGKAGVDGMGGQGFGYRAYTDFSDIFGDIGDIFSEFFGGGAGYRSQGGVRRGSDLRYNVEISLEEAAEGKEIKVEIPRNEACEDCGGSGAAKGSRPQICPLCQGSGQVRTTQGFFSVTTTCPQCRGNGKIIKDPCRSCNGQGVKEKRRTLNIRIPPGVETGSRLKVSGEGETGPNGGPPGDLYVVTHIKRHATFERQGNDLVVIANIAVTTALAGGEIDVPLIDGKKAKLKIPAGTQSNQIFRLKGKGMPMMGGRGRGDQHVIIHVLIPKSLNGRAKDLIKELDSELEKMGEKVENFSRP; from the coding sequence ATGGCAGATCGCGATTATTACGAAATACTCGGCGTCGAACGAGGCGCATCGGTGGACGATATTAAGTCGGCGTACAGGAAGCTGGCGCTGAAGTATCACCCCGACCGCAACAAAAACGACAAAACGGCCGAGGAGAAGTTCAAAGAGGCGACGGAAGCCTACGAGGTGTTATCCGATCCTGAAAAGCGTCAGGCCTATGATCGATACGGCAAGGCCGGCGTCGATGGAATGGGAGGACAGGGCTTCGGCTACCGCGCCTACACCGACTTCTCTGATATTTTTGGCGATATTGGCGACATCTTCTCGGAATTCTTCGGCGGCGGGGCCGGCTATCGTTCGCAGGGAGGCGTGCGCCGCGGATCGGATCTTCGCTACAACGTCGAGATCTCTCTGGAAGAGGCCGCCGAAGGAAAGGAGATCAAGGTCGAGATACCGCGCAACGAGGCCTGTGAGGATTGCGGAGGCTCCGGCGCTGCGAAAGGAAGCCGTCCGCAGATCTGTCCTCTCTGTCAGGGCAGCGGTCAGGTGCGCACGACACAGGGATTCTTCTCGGTGACGACGACCTGTCCGCAGTGCCGCGGAAACGGAAAGATCATCAAAGATCCGTGCCGTTCGTGTAACGGACAGGGCGTGAAAGAGAAGAGGCGTACGCTGAACATCCGCATTCCGCCCGGCGTCGAAACGGGCAGCCGCCTGAAAGTGTCGGGCGAAGGCGAGACCGGTCCGAACGGCGGTCCTCCTGGAGACCTTTACGTCGTCACGCATATCAAGAGGCATGCTACGTTTGAACGGCAGGGGAATGATCTTGTCGTTATCGCCAATATCGCCGTTACGACGGCGCTTGCCGGCGGCGAGATCGATGTGCCTCTGATTGACGGCAAGAAGGCTAAGCTGAAGATACCTGCCGGAACGCAGAGCAATCAGATCTTCAGACTGAAAGGCAAGGGCATGCCGATGATGGGCGGCCGCGGTAGAGGAGATCAACACGTGATCATTCATGTATTGATTCCGAAGTCGCTGAACGGTCGAGCGAAGGATCTGATTAAAGAGCTTGATTCTGAGCTTGAAAAGATGGGCGAGAAGGTGGAGAATTTCTCAAGGCCGTAA
- a CDS encoding Uma2 family endonuclease, with product MAASRSTGLQHYEGLRVSREQYLGLPDDGHKYDMIDGVLHRSPSATPEHGWRQSRFVQLLNNYLDAHPVGRCMIEVDVLLPDGGDVLRPDISFVAAERLHILLNQIHGTPDLVCEILSESTAERDLGEKARRYLKNRVVEYWIVDPLRRSIQLLVSQGSEWKHKTGNVLQSELLSGFQINVERFFN from the coding sequence ATGGCAGCGTCCCGCTCCACCGGCTTGCAGCACTATGAAGGCCTCCGGGTTAGCCGGGAGCAGTATCTCGGCCTGCCTGACGACGGTCACAAGTACGACATGATCGATGGAGTCCTTCACAGGTCCCCTTCTGCGACACCGGAGCATGGATGGCGGCAATCCCGCTTTGTGCAGCTGTTGAATAACTATCTCGACGCCCACCCGGTCGGACGCTGTATGATAGAGGTCGATGTTCTTCTGCCAGACGGCGGCGATGTTCTGCGCCCCGACATCAGCTTCGTCGCAGCGGAGCGTCTGCATATTCTGCTCAACCAGATCCACGGAACGCCCGATCTCGTCTGCGAAATCCTGTCAGAATCGACTGCCGAACGCGATCTCGGCGAAAAGGCGCGGCGCTATTTAAAGAACCGCGTCGTCGAATACTGGATCGTCGACCCGTTGCGACGAAGTATCCAGCTCCTTGTATCGCAAGGTAGCGAATGGAAGCATAAAACGGGAAACGTTCTGCAGAGCGAACTGCTCAGCGGGTTTCAGATCAACGTAGAACGCTTCTTTAATTGA
- the fliM gene encoding flagellar motor switch protein FliM has product MTDILTQDEIDSLLAAIQSGDQATEEFSSTRADTRTVKIYDFRRPDKFSKDQIRTIQMMHETFARLTTTALSAQLRALVGVHVGSVDQMTYEEFTRSIPNPTTLAIINMDPLRGSAILEIDPGISFTIIDRLFGGKGDPAKISRELTDIERSVMESIIVRILGNLREAWSTVLDLRPRLGNIETNPQFAQIVHPNDMVVLISFETKVGEVDGMTNLCIPYITIEPIISKLSAQHWYSSIRKGDSDENRAVIQQRLDLVEIPLRCEVGEVDLSMQDVLQLQMGDVVKLTNTSISSDFTVKVGDRKKFRAIPGRVGNRLAIQVGEGIDDIPDELLSSTRDDDDT; this is encoded by the coding sequence ATGACCGATATCCTCACACAGGATGAGATAGATTCGCTACTGGCGGCCATTCAATCGGGCGATCAGGCGACTGAAGAATTTTCTTCGACTCGCGCCGATACGCGAACGGTCAAGATCTACGACTTCCGCCGTCCCGATAAATTTTCGAAAGACCAGATCCGCACCATCCAGATGATGCACGAGACGTTTGCGCGTCTCACGACGACGGCGCTTTCGGCTCAGCTGCGCGCCCTGGTCGGCGTTCACGTCGGTTCCGTCGATCAGATGACCTACGAAGAGTTCACGCGATCGATTCCGAACCCGACAACGCTTGCCATCATCAACATGGATCCACTGCGCGGCTCGGCCATCCTTGAGATCGATCCGGGCATCTCGTTTACGATCATCGACCGACTGTTCGGCGGCAAAGGCGATCCGGCGAAGATCTCACGCGAACTCACCGACATCGAACGTTCGGTAATGGAATCCATCATCGTGCGCATTCTCGGTAACTTACGTGAGGCGTGGTCCACGGTCCTCGATCTGCGACCGCGTCTCGGTAACATCGAGACGAATCCGCAGTTCGCGCAGATCGTTCACCCCAACGACATGGTCGTTCTCATCTCATTTGAAACGAAGGTGGGCGAGGTGGACGGCATGACGAACCTCTGTATTCCCTACATTACGATCGAGCCGATCATCTCGAAGCTTTCGGCGCAGCACTGGTATTCTTCGATTCGTAAAGGCGATTCCGACGAGAACCGAGCCGTCATCCAGCAGCGTCTTGACCTGGTCGAGATTCCGCTTCGTTGCGAGGTGGGCGAGGTTGATCTGAGCATGCAGGATGTGCTGCAGCTTCAGATGGGCGACGTTGTGAAACTCACGAACACAAGCATCAGCTCTGATTTCACGGTGAAAGTGGGCGACCGTAAGAAGTTCCGCGCCATTCCCGGACGCGTGGGCAACCGCCTGGCGATTCAGGTAGGCGAGGGCATCGACGATATTCCTGATGAGTTGCTTTCTTCGACGCGGGACGACGACGATACCTGA